The bacterium genome window below encodes:
- a CDS encoding ABC transporter permease, translated as MEERILQPPGVAPRRLVDVLFAMAIWRNLGLVRSLTARELEVRYRGSWLGFCWPVLQPLLLLAVYTFVFSFVFGASWPGIYDSDIAGYAVIVFTGLVTFNIFAESVRACPKLILAHRNFVQRVVFPLEVLPVVQIAAACVHAAAGLGVLLVFLVASGVSIGWTALWLPVVWAFFAVFSLGVCYAVAAISVSVRDLEPLVGIGMTGLFFASGIFYPLERLPDDVEAWIRLVPTAAAVDVSRSVLLLGVAPSPEALLGPGAVSFVVFLLGYAIFLRSREGFADAL; from the coding sequence TTGGAAGAGCGCATTCTCCAGCCGCCCGGCGTCGCGCCTCGGCGCCTCGTCGACGTCCTCTTCGCGATGGCGATCTGGCGCAACCTCGGGCTCGTCCGAAGCCTGACGGCTCGGGAGCTCGAGGTCCGCTACCGCGGCTCCTGGCTCGGTTTCTGCTGGCCCGTCCTGCAGCCGCTGCTTCTGCTCGCGGTCTATACCTTCGTGTTCTCGTTCGTCTTCGGCGCGAGCTGGCCCGGCATCTACGACAGTGACATCGCCGGGTACGCCGTCATCGTGTTCACGGGACTCGTGACCTTCAACATCTTCGCCGAGTCCGTGCGCGCTTGTCCGAAGCTCATTCTCGCCCATCGGAACTTCGTCCAGCGCGTCGTGTTCCCCCTCGAGGTCCTGCCCGTCGTCCAGATCGCGGCCGCCTGCGTCCACGCGGCTGCGGGCCTCGGCGTGCTCCTGGTCTTCCTGGTCGCATCGGGCGTTTCGATCGGATGGACCGCGCTCTGGCTCCCCGTCGTCTGGGCGTTCTTCGCCGTCTTCTCGTTGGGGGTCTGCTATGCGGTCGCGGCGATCTCGGTCTCCGTGCGTGACCTCGAGCCCCTGGTGGGGATCGGTATGACCGGTCTCTTCTTCGCGAGCGGGATCTTCTATCCCCTCGAACGCCTTCCGGACGACGTCGAAGCGTGGATCCGGCTCGTGCCGACCGCCGCGGCGGTGGACGTCTCACGGAGTGTTCTGCTCCTCGGTGTCGCTCCCTCTCCCGAAGCGCTGCTCGGGCCTGGGGCGGTCTCCTTCGTCGTCTTCCTGCTGGGCTACGCGATCTTCCTGCGCTCGCGCGAGGGCTTCGCCGATGCCCTCTGA
- a CDS encoding methyltransferase domain-containing protein yields the protein MSDKIAEAGITDEEKARLQQEADSLAPWQYRYEIAPGVFTPNSDEHHEWNALRRRMIFGALAAALGRDGFAGRTFLDGGCNAGLWSFELHRAGARSIDAFDARAENVAKCEFIREVRGIPEEELRFQQANLYDMEKQFGPHDVVLALGFMYHLSDPIEIARQLATITRDVCVVDSNVNTQPGSVCVYRSEDPDLHHNAVETSVMVPNRRALIEMLQAGGFGIVTQVEPPAWAPVMYREGRRVLLLAFKGDGPDADCETF from the coding sequence ATGAGCGACAAGATCGCCGAAGCTGGAATCACGGACGAGGAGAAGGCACGCCTGCAGCAGGAGGCCGACTCGCTCGCGCCCTGGCAGTATCGCTACGAGATCGCGCCGGGCGTCTTCACGCCGAACTCGGACGAGCACCACGAGTGGAACGCATTGCGGCGCCGCATGATCTTCGGCGCCCTCGCGGCGGCCCTCGGGCGCGACGGATTCGCCGGCCGTACGTTTCTCGACGGCGGATGCAACGCGGGGCTCTGGTCTTTCGAGCTCCATCGCGCGGGCGCGCGGAGCATCGACGCTTTCGATGCGCGCGCGGAGAACGTGGCGAAATGCGAGTTCATCCGGGAGGTGCGGGGCATTCCGGAGGAAGAGCTTCGCTTCCAGCAGGCCAACCTCTACGACATGGAGAAGCAGTTCGGCCCCCACGACGTCGTGCTCGCGCTCGGCTTCATGTACCACCTGAGCGACCCGATCGAGATCGCGCGTCAGCTCGCGACGATCACCCGCGACGTCTGCGTCGTCGACAGCAACGTGAACACGCAGCCCGGCAGCGTCTGCGTCTACCGGAGCGAGGATCCCGACCTTCATCACAACGCGGTGGAGACTTCGGTCATGGTTCCCAACCGGCGCGCGCTGATCGAGATGCTCCAGGCAGGTGGCTTCGGGATCGTGACGCAGGTCGAACCGCCCGCGTGGGCACCGGTCATGTATCGCGAAGGGCGCCGGGTCCTGCTGCTCGCCTTCAAGGGCGACGGGCCGGACGCGGACTGCGAGACGTTCTGA
- a CDS encoding PQQ-dependent sugar dehydrogenase, which yields MMDPERRKQSAREALRWRRGLALVLVALVFGCAEQDELEVLGFPQPPARGVVDAWLPLVESGAPLAETRVGGEIVVGRTPSGRETLRIKNVPAETPSTGRPGVFLAIEGDLEALMNDGPVTVHVAARSTTAVRGHTFAVAYSTNSAGNSGWREFELSDRFQHFQFEFTVREQTTFSGDYVGLLPDVSGGGAEIEVLAVALDKAGVVIEPPPELASPGASAAITSGPVNRVLTAFHDVEVVHLRLPRVHSKRGGIAQLGDGIVYAAQKGRVFFLPSLDPDGASAAYEVAVVPFDHENPVLDKFIEAHVSVLGVAVRRPSEGVASGAYGFYVSHIGVDPPGRCVFVELSTTGLRMDENGTLRQDGGWTSLYRSSPCIPIDDLRPGSLLQGGGRLALDGGRLFLTVGDFAMDVGGGPAVGQLPEYGNGKLVRIDLESGEVVFHTTGHRNAQGLGFDGEGRLWSTEHGPEGGDEINLIQEGLNYGFPEVTLGSTYGGLTWPRSARPNHHDGFEPPRFAFLPSPGISQIRRLESGREFPAWQGDFFVGSLKARTLYRVHEEKGRLVYAEPILLGARLRDVIEFSDGRPVILTDGHELLVLQNVDGAPSSADGIEPAAPFSGEALDEAIASALAVGDRDRGRSTFEGGCAECHSLEPGAVVVGPSLGCVLGRAIGSAPGFRYSEALREMRGSRWDAVSLVAFLSGPSGFAPGTTMAGVVFDTPAQVNDLVAFLGSTRGSASCPE from the coding sequence ATGATGGATCCCGAGCGAAGGAAGCAGAGCGCACGCGAGGCCCTTCGGTGGCGACGGGGGCTCGCACTCGTTCTGGTCGCGCTCGTCTTCGGCTGTGCGGAGCAGGACGAGCTCGAGGTCCTCGGCTTCCCGCAACCGCCCGCGCGCGGCGTGGTCGATGCCTGGCTTCCCCTCGTCGAGTCCGGCGCGCCGCTGGCGGAGACGCGCGTCGGGGGTGAGATCGTCGTCGGGCGGACGCCGTCAGGACGGGAGACGCTTCGAATCAAGAACGTCCCGGCCGAGACGCCGTCGACCGGCCGCCCCGGTGTCTTCCTCGCGATCGAGGGGGACCTCGAAGCGCTGATGAACGACGGTCCGGTCACGGTCCACGTCGCTGCGCGCTCCACGACCGCCGTCCGTGGTCACACCTTCGCGGTCGCCTACTCGACCAACTCCGCCGGCAACAGCGGGTGGCGGGAGTTCGAGCTGAGCGACCGCTTCCAGCACTTCCAGTTCGAGTTCACCGTCCGCGAACAGACGACTTTCTCCGGAGACTACGTCGGCCTCCTGCCCGACGTCTCCGGCGGTGGCGCAGAGATCGAGGTCCTGGCGGTCGCTCTCGACAAGGCGGGCGTGGTGATCGAGCCGCCGCCCGAGCTCGCCTCGCCGGGCGCGTCGGCGGCGATCACGTCGGGACCGGTGAACCGCGTGCTCACCGCCTTCCACGACGTCGAAGTGGTGCACCTGCGGTTGCCGCGGGTCCATTCCAAGCGCGGCGGAATCGCGCAGCTCGGCGACGGCATCGTCTACGCAGCGCAGAAGGGCAGGGTCTTCTTCCTGCCGAGCCTCGATCCCGATGGCGCTTCCGCGGCCTACGAGGTCGCGGTCGTCCCCTTCGATCACGAGAACCCCGTCCTCGACAAGTTCATCGAGGCACACGTGAGCGTGCTGGGCGTCGCCGTGCGGCGTCCCTCCGAAGGCGTCGCCTCCGGCGCGTACGGCTTCTACGTCAGTCACATCGGAGTCGACCCGCCCGGACGTTGCGTCTTCGTCGAGCTGTCGACGACCGGACTTCGCATGGACGAGAACGGCACGCTCCGCCAGGACGGGGGGTGGACGTCGCTCTACCGTTCGTCGCCCTGCATCCCGATCGACGATCTCCGCCCCGGCTCGCTCCTCCAGGGCGGCGGACGCCTCGCCCTCGACGGCGGCCGGCTCTTCCTGACGGTCGGCGACTTCGCGATGGACGTGGGCGGCGGCCCGGCCGTCGGCCAGCTTCCCGAGTACGGAAACGGCAAGCTCGTCCGGATCGACCTCGAGAGCGGTGAAGTCGTCTTCCACACGACCGGCCATCGCAACGCCCAGGGCCTCGGCTTCGACGGGGAAGGGCGCTTGTGGTCGACGGAGCACGGGCCCGAGGGCGGAGACGAGATCAACCTGATCCAGGAAGGCCTGAACTACGGCTTCCCCGAAGTCACGCTCGGCTCGACCTACGGCGGGCTGACCTGGCCCCGCTCGGCTCGACCGAACCACCACGACGGGTTCGAGCCGCCGCGCTTCGCATTCCTTCCCTCGCCCGGGATCTCCCAGATCCGGCGCCTCGAGAGCGGACGCGAGTTCCCGGCCTGGCAGGGCGACTTCTTCGTCGGATCCCTGAAGGCGCGGACCCTCTATCGGGTTCACGAGGAGAAGGGGCGCCTCGTCTACGCCGAACCGATCCTGCTCGGGGCGCGTCTGCGCGACGTGATCGAGTTCTCCGACGGCCGCCCGGTGATCCTGACCGATGGGCACGAGCTCCTCGTTCTCCAGAACGTGGACGGTGCCCCATCCTCCGCCGACGGAATCGAACCCGCCGCGCCCTTCTCGGGGGAAGCGCTGGACGAGGCCATCGCGAGCGCGCTGGCGGTCGGGGACAGGGATCGAGGTCGCTCGACCTTCGAGGGGGGCTGCGCCGAGTGTCATTCCCTCGAACCGGGTGCGGTGGTGGTCGGGCCCTCTCTCGGCTGCGTCCTCGGGCGCGCGATCGGGTCCGCCCCCGGATTCCGGTACTCCGAGGCTCTGCGCGAAATGCGAGGCTCGCGCTGGGATGCGGTGTCCCTCGTCGCCTTCCTCTCGGGTCCGTCCGGGTTCGCGCCCGGAACGACCATGGCGGGCGTGGTCTTCGATACGCCCGCGCAGGTGAACGATCTCGTCGCCTTTCTGGGTTCGACCCGCGGAAGCGCCTCGTGCCCGGAATGA
- a CDS encoding exosortase/archaeosortase family protein, with translation MRALVALGLLALLGLDLLTDAPVTAAYEHADQTESFLYDVSGGARIFGLAAAALLVWQGRAALVRLGDVSAGERARWAIPLLLAALFVRGWAAHTSSVPLQFPALAFALLGGAACLTGRLGVRGMAPAACLLVVAMPLPTAIVNAVMHGLQGVTAESVSVLLGWIGEPHLLAGEQIHARAHIFYVIEGCAGLRAQQILLSSTLLYCGLLFRSRTQLAVLLMATPFVAFAVNQLRILTIVLSPQADLSADHDAQGIAMLVLGIVCIALVDAGVQRVEEARDSSSGTSTRVAREQAASTASLGPPVLVSITAAAALYAALGAFVPAWEAPEAETPRLRDFPKRLEDWRAARALGFDREFFGSVQPSSRLHRRYRDGDREFEVLILEDDHRASGQGILSPKTITARPGYDIRSLGQTVLSATGRTVDRYELTGIRDAFQTLHWRVGARSLAEEVGRSAFALDQSVLHRAERTFSVRVAVKVGAEVLGPERAAQRVVEVAEGVERAMVQQGLVRSDRP, from the coding sequence GTGCGTGCGCTCGTTGCGCTCGGGTTGCTGGCGTTGCTCGGACTCGACCTGTTGACGGACGCACCCGTGACCGCCGCCTACGAGCACGCGGATCAGACCGAGTCCTTCCTCTACGACGTTTCGGGAGGCGCGAGGATCTTCGGGCTGGCGGCAGCGGCGCTGCTGGTCTGGCAAGGGCGCGCGGCGCTCGTGCGCCTGGGCGACGTGTCGGCGGGCGAGCGTGCGCGGTGGGCGATTCCGCTGCTCCTGGCGGCGCTCTTCGTGCGCGGATGGGCGGCGCACACCTCCTCGGTCCCTCTCCAGTTTCCGGCGCTCGCCTTCGCGTTGCTCGGTGGCGCCGCCTGCCTGACCGGTCGCCTCGGCGTGCGCGGGATGGCGCCCGCGGCCTGCCTGCTCGTCGTGGCGATGCCGCTTCCCACCGCGATCGTGAACGCCGTGATGCATGGGCTGCAGGGGGTGACGGCCGAGAGCGTGTCGGTCCTGCTCGGATGGATCGGGGAGCCTCATCTCCTGGCCGGGGAACAGATCCATGCCCGCGCGCACATCTTCTACGTGATCGAGGGCTGCGCGGGCCTTCGCGCCCAGCAGATCCTCCTGTCGAGCACGTTGCTCTACTGCGGTCTCTTGTTCCGGAGTCGCACGCAGCTCGCGGTGCTGCTCATGGCGACGCCCTTCGTCGCCTTCGCGGTCAATCAGCTTCGGATCCTGACGATCGTGCTGAGTCCGCAGGCGGATCTTTCCGCCGACCACGACGCGCAGGGCATCGCGATGCTCGTCCTCGGGATCGTATGCATCGCCCTCGTGGACGCGGGCGTGCAGCGCGTCGAGGAAGCCCGCGATTCGAGCTCCGGGACCTCCACCCGGGTGGCGCGTGAGCAAGCGGCTTCGACGGCGTCGCTCGGCCCACCCGTCCTCGTGTCGATCACCGCCGCCGCGGCGCTCTACGCCGCTCTCGGCGCGTTCGTGCCGGCCTGGGAGGCCCCGGAAGCCGAGACGCCTCGGCTCCGCGACTTCCCGAAGCGCCTCGAGGACTGGCGGGCGGCTCGTGCCCTCGGGTTCGATCGGGAGTTCTTCGGATCCGTGCAGCCATCGAGTCGCCTCCATCGGCGGTATCGGGACGGCGATCGGGAGTTCGAGGTGCTGATCCTGGAAGACGATCATCGCGCCTCCGGCCAGGGCATCCTGTCGCCGAAGACCATCACGGCGCGACCCGGCTACGACATCCGTTCGCTCGGGCAGACGGTGCTCTCAGCGACGGGAAGAACGGTCGATCGCTACGAGCTCACCGGGATCCGGGACGCGTTCCAGACGCTTCACTGGCGAGTCGGTGCGCGGTCCCTCGCCGAGGAGGTCGGGCGTTCCGCCTTCGCGCTCGACCAGAGCGTCTTGCATCGCGCCGAACGGACTTTTTCGGTTCGTGTCGCGGTGAAAGTCGGCGCGGAGGTGCTCGGACCGGAACGGGCGGCGCAGCGCGTCGTCGAGGTCGCGGAAGGGGTCGAGCGGGCGATGGTCCAACAGGGGCTGGTCCGCTCGGATCGACCCTGA
- the gmhB gene encoding D-glycero-beta-D-manno-heptose 1,7-bisphosphate 7-phosphatase has protein sequence MAGRLLILLDRDGVVNAESDAFVKDVSEFNPLAGSLEAIARLSRAGHAIAVVSNQSGVGRGFIDPSDLEQIHRVLRGGVEREGGRIDRIEVCPHLPGDDCACRKPRPGLLESAARALGHAPSTCVLIGDRATDLAAAGRFGCPAFLVRTGHGRATEDALDPRDETPVFDDLAAAASRILTRN, from the coding sequence TTGGCCGGAAGACTGCTGATCCTGCTCGATCGCGACGGCGTCGTGAACGCCGAATCCGACGCGTTCGTGAAGGACGTGAGCGAGTTCAATCCCCTGGCCGGGAGCCTCGAAGCGATCGCGCGCCTGTCCCGGGCGGGACATGCGATCGCGGTCGTCTCGAATCAGTCGGGCGTCGGACGGGGATTCATCGACCCGTCGGATCTCGAGCAGATCCATCGGGTGCTCCGAGGCGGCGTCGAACGAGAAGGCGGACGAATCGATCGGATCGAGGTCTGCCCCCATCTTCCGGGCGACGACTGCGCCTGCCGCAAGCCGCGCCCGGGACTGCTCGAATCCGCCGCGCGAGCCCTGGGCCACGCCCCATCCACCTGCGTGTTGATCGGAGATCGTGCAACGGATCTCGCGGCCGCGGGCCGCTTCGGCTGCCCCGCGTTCCTGGTGCGCACGGGCCACGGGCGCGCGACGGAAGACGCACTCGATCCGAGGGACGAGACCCCCGTCTTCGACGACCTGGCGGCCGCAGCGAGCAGGATCCTGACGCGCAACTGA
- a CDS encoding PEP-CTERM sorting domain-containing protein has translation MRTNGIIALLSLLIGLALPSSAMAVDFVSDFVDFESDWLLEDGSDALQDLDSIVLSAAEISPRQRGRILTQSLLAATPEDIRNATYILDASDVSAPIAARAIYFDAAGDFIRSEPLFGTLEGGRIIALGTVLNPDANTAGLKIRLYSNAPTGSVRFSEFKIEEGLNPIPEPGTTLLMGLGLAGLASVRRTSRV, from the coding sequence GTGCGTACCAACGGAATCATCGCTCTTCTTTCTCTCCTGATCGGCCTCGCCCTGCCCTCCAGCGCGATGGCCGTCGACTTCGTCTCCGATTTCGTCGACTTCGAATCGGACTGGCTGCTCGAAGACGGTTCCGATGCGCTCCAGGACCTGGACTCGATCGTCCTTTCCGCCGCCGAGATCTCCCCGCGGCAGCGCGGCCGGATCCTGACGCAGTCGCTGCTCGCGGCGACGCCCGAGGACATCCGTAACGCGACCTACATCCTCGATGCGAGTGACGTGAGCGCGCCGATCGCCGCCCGCGCCATCTACTTCGACGCCGCCGGCGACTTCATCCGCTCGGAGCCCCTCTTCGGGACCCTCGAGGGCGGTCGCATCATCGCGCTCGGCACGGTCCTGAATCCCGACGCGAACACGGCCGGCCTGAAGATCCGCCTCTACTCGAACGCGCCGACCGGCAGCGTGCGCTTCAGCGAGTTCAAGATCGAAGAAGGCCTGAACCCGATCCCGGAGCCCGGCACCACGCTCCTGATGGGCCTCGGGCTCGCGGGGCTCGCTTCGGTCCGGCGCACCTCCCGCGTCTGA
- a CDS encoding SIS domain-containing protein yields the protein MSSRPIIEGALLDARSTLDALLADPRQLDAIGAFADAVVTTVRAQGRLLSCGNGGSMSDAVHFASEWTGRFRDDRRPVSAISLSDAATITCIANDYGFDQVFARQVEAHGREGDLLVAISTSGLSPNVVAAVQTARRRGLRTVGLLGRGGGKLASEVEIPIVVPRATTADRIQEVHIQIIHAVIEAVERQLFPEIYAD from the coding sequence ATGTCGTCTCGGCCGATCATCGAAGGCGCCCTCCTCGACGCGCGATCGACCCTCGACGCCCTCCTGGCCGACCCGCGCCAGCTGGACGCGATCGGCGCCTTCGCCGACGCCGTCGTCACGACCGTCCGCGCCCAGGGCAGGCTCCTCTCCTGCGGAAACGGCGGAAGCATGAGCGATGCCGTCCACTTCGCGAGCGAGTGGACCGGTCGCTTCCGCGACGACCGGCGTCCCGTCTCGGCGATCTCGCTCTCGGACGCCGCGACGATCACGTGCATCGCGAACGACTACGGCTTCGACCAGGTCTTCGCTCGCCAGGTCGAAGCGCACGGGCGCGAGGGAGACCTCCTCGTCGCGATCTCGACGAGCGGCCTGTCCCCGAACGTCGTCGCCGCGGTCCAGACCGCGCGCCGGCGTGGGCTCCGCACGGTCGGCCTCCTCGGCCGCGGCGGCGGGAAGCTGGCGAGCGAGGTGGAGATCCCCATCGTGGTGCCCCGCGCGACCACCGCCGACCGGATCCAGGAGGTGCACATCCAGATCATCCACGCGGTCATCGAAGCGGTCGAGCGCCAGCTCTTCCCCGAGATCTACGCCGACTGA
- the rfbC gene encoding dTDP-4-dehydrorhamnose 3,5-epimerase has product MPMKVEIRSTEISDVLEVRTGRVADDRGFFAETHSAEMWRQAGLEEVFVQDNLSKSCRGTLRGMHFQIAPRAMGKLVRCVQGAIFDVAVDLRAGSESYGRWVGRELTGDGDVSLWVPVGFAHGFLALEDETLVHYKCTDMHAPETERALHYADPDVGIEWPIEPTIVTQKDAEAPGLSDVEAKF; this is encoded by the coding sequence ATGCCGATGAAGGTGGAGATCCGATCGACGGAGATCTCCGACGTACTCGAAGTCCGGACCGGCCGCGTCGCCGACGATCGCGGGTTCTTCGCCGAGACCCATTCGGCCGAGATGTGGCGCCAGGCCGGGCTCGAAGAGGTCTTCGTCCAGGACAACCTCTCGAAGTCCTGCCGCGGCACCTTGCGTGGAATGCATTTCCAGATCGCCCCGCGCGCGATGGGCAAGCTCGTGCGCTGCGTCCAGGGCGCCATCTTCGACGTCGCCGTCGACCTCCGCGCCGGCTCGGAATCCTACGGTCGATGGGTCGGGCGAGAGCTCACGGGGGACGGGGACGTCTCGCTCTGGGTGCCCGTCGGTTTCGCGCACGGCTTCCTGGCGCTCGAGGACGAGACCCTGGTCCACTACAAGTGCACCGACATGCATGCGCCTGAGACCGAGCGCGCGCTCCACTACGCGGATCCGGACGTCGGGATCGAATGGCCGATCGAGCCGACGATCGTGACGCAGAAGGACGCGGAGGCGCCGGGGCTCTCCGACGTCGAGGCGAAGTTCTAA
- a CDS encoding glycosyltransferase family 2 protein — translation MSAEGSAAPEALPTWSVGIVNHGSFDDLGACLDAIAAQSHPPRDVAVWDTGEDADAIARVARDHPAVHFDGGSNEGYAGGGNRVVRILRDRSLASPPDFVLLLNPDVALDEDFAATLLAAVAAQPTVAIATGKLLRPDRRTLDSAGIVFPRHRRPRDRGSESLDDGRFDCAEDVDAASGAALLVRTEAIERLAIDGELFDEMFFAYHEDTDLGWRARRLGYRVRYVPAAVAVHARGWKKAGRNRVPVAIRRHSFKNHYLQLVKNEPRRDFIRNAPSILGWEILRFGFTVLRDPRLLPAYVDAARALPDALRKRKVIAARACEAIGRS, via the coding sequence GTGAGCGCTGAAGGCTCGGCGGCGCCCGAGGCGCTCCCCACGTGGTCCGTCGGGATCGTGAACCACGGCAGCTTCGACGATCTCGGCGCTTGCCTCGACGCGATCGCGGCGCAGTCTCATCCGCCCCGCGACGTCGCCGTCTGGGACACGGGCGAGGATGCCGACGCGATCGCGCGGGTCGCGAGGGACCACCCGGCGGTCCACTTCGATGGCGGCTCGAACGAAGGGTACGCCGGCGGCGGGAACCGGGTCGTTCGGATCCTGCGCGACCGATCCCTTGCGAGTCCTCCGGACTTCGTCCTCCTGTTGAACCCGGACGTCGCCCTCGACGAGGACTTCGCGGCGACGCTGCTCGCCGCCGTGGCCGCGCAGCCAACCGTCGCGATCGCGACGGGCAAGCTCCTGCGACCCGACCGGCGCACCCTCGACAGCGCCGGCATCGTGTTCCCGCGACATCGTCGCCCCCGGGATCGCGGGAGCGAGTCCCTCGACGACGGTCGCTTCGACTGCGCGGAGGACGTGGATGCCGCGAGCGGCGCAGCGCTCCTCGTGCGCACCGAGGCGATCGAGCGGCTCGCGATCGACGGGGAGCTCTTCGACGAGATGTTCTTCGCCTACCACGAGGATACGGATCTCGGGTGGAGGGCGCGGCGGCTCGGGTACCGGGTGCGGTACGTGCCGGCGGCCGTCGCCGTCCACGCGCGGGGTTGGAAGAAAGCCGGGCGGAATCGTGTGCCCGTCGCGATTCGAAGACACTCGTTCAAGAACCACTACCTGCAGCTCGTGAAGAACGAGCCGCGACGCGACTTCATCCGGAATGCTCCGTCGATCCTCGGATGGGAGATCCTCCGCTTCGGTTTCACGGTGCTCCGGGACCCACGACTGCTACCGGCCTACGTCGATGCTGCGCGGGCCCTGCCCGACGCTCTCCGAAAGCGGAAGGTGATCGCCGCTCGTGCTTGCGAAGCGATCGGGCGTAGCTGA
- a CDS encoding polyhydroxyalkanoic acid system family protein produces MAEISMRRVHGFEDPTDVRSRIEGLAEKVAERLGGTWRWEGDDAVCEARGAKARVGYDQEAISIDVSLPLMLRPLKGKLEGKIEEYYERYFCES; encoded by the coding sequence ATGGCCGAGATCTCGATGCGACGTGTTCATGGTTTCGAGGATCCCACCGACGTGCGGTCGCGGATCGAGGGGCTCGCCGAGAAGGTCGCGGAACGACTCGGCGGAACCTGGCGATGGGAAGGGGACGATGCGGTCTGCGAGGCCCGGGGCGCCAAGGCGCGCGTCGGGTACGACCAGGAGGCGATCTCCATCGACGTTTCGCTGCCGCTCATGTTGCGACCGCTCAAGGGCAAGCTCGAAGGCAAGATCGAGGAGTACTACGAGCGGTACTTTTGTGAGAGCTGA
- a CDS encoding LLM class flavin-dependent oxidoreductase, which produces MKISIGCPPGPQTVELAKRAEALGYDRIWLYDSAAIYEDIWIHLARIGEATERIGLGTAVLVPNLRHPMTTASAIATVDRLAPGRLACAVGTGYTARLVLGQGALSWKTTRTWIEQVKGLLAGEVVEIDGRPCQMIHRPELAKARPIDVPILISAFGPKGQAITQEIADGWMGMSPPPFETDWSVHMVNGTVLAPGESPSAPRVIDEAGPWLVGAYHMGWETNPTGLPDMPGGADWLAQIESERAEAERHLAVHSGHCTHLNEADRKAVAAYGDAVPWWGWVGEAEAVRKRAEESAAAGTTEILYTPAGDDLIGQAETFFRAVESVKG; this is translated from the coding sequence TTGAAGATCTCGATCGGATGTCCCCCCGGCCCTCAGACCGTCGAGCTGGCGAAGCGCGCCGAGGCGCTCGGCTACGACCGGATCTGGCTCTACGACTCCGCCGCCATCTACGAGGACATCTGGATCCACCTCGCGCGGATCGGGGAGGCCACCGAGCGGATCGGCCTCGGGACCGCGGTGCTGGTTCCCAACTTGAGGCACCCGATGACGACCGCCTCGGCGATCGCGACGGTCGACCGGCTCGCGCCGGGGCGCCTCGCCTGTGCCGTCGGGACCGGCTACACGGCACGCCTCGTCCTCGGGCAGGGCGCGCTCTCCTGGAAGACCACGCGCACGTGGATCGAGCAGGTGAAGGGGCTCCTCGCCGGTGAGGTCGTCGAGATCGACGGCCGCCCCTGCCAGATGATCCACCGCCCCGAGCTCGCCAAGGCCCGGCCGATCGACGTGCCGATCCTGATCTCCGCCTTCGGCCCGAAGGGCCAGGCGATCACGCAGGAGATCGCGGACGGCTGGATGGGCATGTCGCCGCCGCCCTTCGAGACCGACTGGTCGGTGCACATGGTGAATGGAACCGTTCTCGCCCCCGGCGAGTCGCCGTCGGCACCGCGCGTGATCGACGAGGCAGGGCCGTGGCTCGTCGGCGCCTACCACATGGGATGGGAGACGAATCCGACGGGCCTGCCGGACATGCCCGGGGGTGCGGACTGGCTCGCACAGATCGAGAGCGAGCGCGCCGAGGCCGAGCGCCACCTCGCCGTCCACAGCGGCCACTGCACCCACCTGAACGAGGCCGACCGGAAGGCCGTCGCCGCCTACGGCGACGCCGTGCCGTGGTGGGGCTGGGTCGGCGAGGCGGAAGCCGTTCGCAAGCGCGCGGAAGAGAGCGCCGCCGCGGGCACGACCGAGATCCTGTATACGCCGGCCGGCGACGACCTGATCGGCCAGGCCGAGACCTTCTTCCGCGCCGTCGAGTCCGTGAAGGGCTAG